From a single Pyxidicoccus xibeiensis genomic region:
- a CDS encoding MlaE family ABC transporter permease, with translation MRALEWLGRTGLDAVRGAGALGLVAGRTVLGLPRLERRELSRALVQFGYASLPLALATAALAGVIVVLQAGLYIQRFGARAFLGWAAGYGVLWEFGPLLLGLIMSARIGARNAAELATMQVGGQIEGLRGIGLDPFAILVAPRVVAMELSMLALSTFTFLVAILFESVAALFTLGLPLRVFYGTFATMLSPLDILGGVVKTGAFGLAISLVSTTVGLAARGGARAVGQAAASAVVRGCAAIFVLDFLLTSLLAGWMA, from the coding sequence ATGAGGGCGCTCGAATGGCTCGGCCGCACGGGCCTGGATGCAGTCCGCGGCGCGGGCGCGCTGGGACTCGTCGCGGGCCGTACGGTGCTCGGACTCCCGAGACTGGAGCGGCGCGAGCTGTCCCGGGCCCTGGTGCAGTTCGGCTACGCGTCGCTGCCGCTGGCCCTGGCGACGGCGGCGCTCGCGGGCGTCATCGTGGTGCTGCAGGCGGGGCTCTACATCCAGCGCTTCGGTGCGCGGGCCTTCCTCGGGTGGGCGGCGGGGTACGGCGTCCTGTGGGAGTTCGGGCCGCTGCTGCTGGGGCTCATCATGTCGGCGCGCATCGGCGCGAGGAACGCGGCGGAGCTGGCCACCATGCAGGTGGGCGGGCAGATTGAAGGTCTGCGAGGCATCGGCCTGGACCCGTTCGCCATCCTCGTGGCGCCGAGAGTCGTGGCCATGGAGCTGAGCATGCTGGCGCTGAGCACCTTCACGTTCCTGGTGGCCATCCTCTTCGAGTCCGTGGCGGCGCTCTTCACGCTGGGCCTGCCGCTGCGCGTGTTCTACGGGACGTTCGCCACCATGCTGAGCCCGCTGGACATCCTGGGAGGCGTGGTGAAGACGGGCGCCTTCGGCCTGGCCATCTCCCTGGTGTCCACGACGGTGGGCCTGGCCGCGCGAGGCGGAGCCCGGGCGGTGGGACAGGCGGCGGCGAGCGCGGTGGTGCGGGGCTGCGCGGCCATCTTCGTCCTCGACTTCCTGCTCACCTCCCTGCTGGCGGGGTGGATGGCATGA
- a CDS encoding ATP-binding cassette domain-containing protein, with protein sequence MDLRAEGLTVRYGARTVLAAVDCALPPGTRALVLGRSGSGKTTFLKALAGLVAPATGRVLWNGQEVARQSATERRASQAAFGMVFQTDALFDSLSVRDNVLLPLTRRRVPEAEARARAEEVLRAVGLADAADTLPERLSGGMKKRAGLARALAARPSVLLADDPFAGLDPGTARQVARVLLEVSGNGTLLVAAPEAPVDLPLPRWLYLRGGRLVHDGPPAPELEHAPDEVLP encoded by the coding sequence ATGGACCTGCGCGCTGAAGGCCTCACAGTCCGGTACGGGGCGCGCACAGTGCTCGCCGCGGTGGACTGCGCCCTGCCGCCGGGGACGCGGGCGCTGGTGCTCGGGCGATCGGGCTCGGGGAAGACGACCTTCCTGAAGGCGCTGGCGGGGCTGGTGGCGCCAGCGACGGGACGCGTGCTGTGGAATGGGCAGGAGGTGGCGCGGCAGTCCGCCACCGAGCGCCGGGCGAGCCAGGCCGCCTTCGGCATGGTGTTCCAGACGGATGCGCTCTTCGACTCGCTCAGCGTGCGCGACAACGTGCTGCTGCCGCTCACGCGCCGCCGGGTGCCGGAGGCCGAGGCACGTGCGCGGGCAGAGGAAGTCCTGCGCGCGGTGGGCCTGGCGGACGCGGCGGACACGCTGCCGGAGCGGCTGTCGGGAGGCATGAAGAAGCGCGCGGGGCTGGCCCGGGCGCTGGCGGCACGACCGTCGGTGTTGCTGGCGGATGACCCGTTCGCGGGGTTGGACCCCGGCACGGCGCGGCAGGTGGCGCGAGTGCTGCTGGAGGTGTCCGGGAACGGCACGCTGCTGGTGGCGGCTCCCGAGGCCCCGGTGGACCTTCCCCTGCCCCGCTGGCTGTACCTGCGCGGCGGCAGGCTGGTGCATGACGGGCCCCCGGCACCCGAGCTGGAGCACGCACCGGACGAGGTGCTGCCATGA
- a CDS encoding MopE-related protein: MRLFLVGALLLVVSNAGCRKEAAPPSAGALRVLIAYATFQPRCLTLTVVDQEDPARTDSVEVRVEPGVRSDTRTVAVLGREGWSRNLKLTAAAFERSCSGARVAEQSLEVQVPTEGVSEARMSLRAEDLDNDMYVAATGPLPGTDCDDANEAVHPNAAEPCDGLDNNCVAGESDAAGTRDWYEDRDGDGYGNASAPPIPYCVPPSNFAARAGDCNDGEATIRPDQAESRCDGVDEDCDGTADDDDFAVGATCATPLGCPGVKTCQGVSSAVCSSPQQPEPAWYVDEDGDLQAGTDVGPGCTAPVPGATTVRTDCDESSRFAAGDAPEVCDRLDNDCDGQTDELLVTCGLTPWRTDPGVGAADATWNAVAPYPGNRGWLAGTEGRVVHVDGTDFAPVTDCPGTWEAAWATASGRVFLGSSAGVFATVAPGALATCEQVNGPGSSSLNGLVGFERGTSVALFAVDSQGRVIRWDYVEGAPTQAAPRLVTQVAANLRAIHGVGPEVLLAVGAETVDGVARPVAWGTPGSGSTWLKEDLGLAEATGFLRGVQVLTPRLAYVAGDDGLLLERAGGSWSAKPRLTLPGGTPDVRALLAFGRTALYALSSDVSDIHFFDGTAWRSVTAPPRTLEALGGTGPGDVWGAGAGGTLVRWRH, from the coding sequence TGGAGGTGCGGGTGGAGCCCGGGGTCCGCAGCGACACGCGGACGGTGGCGGTGCTGGGCCGCGAGGGGTGGAGCCGAAACCTGAAGTTGACGGCCGCCGCGTTTGAGCGCTCGTGCAGCGGGGCCCGGGTGGCCGAGCAGTCCCTGGAGGTCCAGGTGCCGACGGAGGGCGTCTCCGAGGCGCGGATGTCGCTGCGGGCCGAGGACCTGGACAACGACATGTACGTCGCCGCCACGGGGCCGCTTCCCGGCACCGACTGTGACGATGCGAACGAGGCGGTCCACCCGAATGCGGCCGAGCCGTGTGACGGCCTCGACAACAACTGCGTGGCCGGCGAGTCCGACGCGGCCGGCACCCGGGACTGGTACGAGGACCGGGACGGGGATGGCTACGGCAACGCGAGCGCGCCCCCCATCCCCTACTGCGTACCGCCCTCGAACTTCGCGGCGCGGGCCGGGGACTGCAACGACGGCGAGGCCACCATCCGCCCGGACCAGGCCGAGTCCCGCTGCGATGGCGTGGACGAGGACTGCGACGGCACGGCGGACGACGACGACTTCGCGGTGGGGGCCACCTGCGCCACGCCGCTGGGCTGCCCGGGGGTGAAGACCTGCCAGGGCGTCTCCTCCGCCGTGTGCTCCAGCCCGCAGCAGCCCGAGCCCGCCTGGTACGTGGACGAGGATGGAGACCTGCAGGCCGGCACCGATGTGGGACCGGGCTGTACCGCGCCCGTGCCGGGGGCGACGACGGTGCGCACGGACTGTGACGAGAGCTCGCGCTTCGCGGCCGGCGACGCGCCCGAAGTGTGCGACCGGCTGGACAACGACTGTGACGGGCAGACGGACGAGCTGCTCGTCACGTGCGGCCTGACGCCGTGGAGGACGGACCCGGGCGTGGGCGCCGCGGACGCGACGTGGAACGCGGTGGCGCCCTACCCTGGCAACCGGGGCTGGCTGGCTGGGACGGAGGGGCGCGTGGTCCACGTGGACGGGACGGACTTCGCCCCGGTGACGGACTGTCCCGGCACCTGGGAGGCGGCGTGGGCGACGGCCAGCGGGCGGGTGTTCCTCGGCTCGAGCGCGGGAGTGTTCGCCACGGTGGCGCCGGGAGCGCTCGCCACGTGTGAGCAGGTCAATGGCCCGGGCTCCAGCAGCCTCAACGGCCTGGTGGGCTTCGAGCGGGGCACCAGCGTGGCCCTCTTCGCGGTGGACAGCCAGGGCCGCGTCATCCGGTGGGATTATGTCGAGGGCGCTCCGACGCAGGCCGCGCCCCGGCTCGTCACCCAGGTGGCGGCCAACCTGCGCGCCATCCACGGGGTGGGCCCCGAGGTGCTGCTCGCAGTGGGCGCGGAGACTGTCGACGGCGTGGCGCGCCCTGTCGCGTGGGGCACGCCCGGGAGTGGGAGCACGTGGCTGAAGGAGGACCTGGGACTCGCGGAGGCCACCGGCTTCCTGCGAGGCGTCCAGGTGCTGACGCCCCGGCTGGCCTATGTGGCGGGAGACGACGGGCTGCTCCTGGAGCGCGCGGGAGGGAGCTGGAGCGCGAAGCCCCGGCTGACCCTCCCGGGAGGGACGCCGGATGTCCGGGCGCTGCTGGCCTTCGGTCGCACCGCGCTCTATGCGCTGTCCTCGGACGTGAGCGACATCCACTTCTTCGACGGCACGGCGTGGCGCAGCGTCACGGCGCCGCCGCGGACGCTCGAGGCCCTCGGGGGCACGGGCCCTGGCGACGTCTGGGGCGCGGGCGCCGGTGGCACACTCGTCCGCTGGCGGCACTGA